The Primulina eburnea isolate SZY01 chromosome 6, ASM2296580v1, whole genome shotgun sequence genome contains a region encoding:
- the LOC140834830 gene encoding squamosa promoter-binding protein 1-like, whose protein sequence is METNRDEGKRMIKVPGYDEDGEEEREAGEDNKKKRGSSSSGRKASSSEGSAQKTCQVEDCTVDMTNAKPYHRRHKVCEFHAKAPVVLIFGLHQRFCQQCSRFHELSEFDEAKRSCRRRLAGHNERRRKSSSDSH, encoded by the exons ATGGAAACAAACAGAGATGAAGGAAAGAGGATGATCAAAGTACCGGGATATGACGAGGATGGTGAAGAAGAAAGAGAAGCCGGCGAGGATAACAAGAAAAAACGAGGTTCGAGTTCATCAGGAAGAAAGGCATCGAGCTCAGAAGGATCAGCACAGAAAACTTGTCAGGTGGAAGACTGCACTGTTGACATGACTAATGCCAAGCCCTACCATCGCCGGcataaagtttgtgaatttcatGCCAAGGCTCCAGTAGTTCTTATTTTTGGGCTCCATCAACGATTCTGCCAGCAGTGCAGCAG GTTCCATGAGTTGTCGGAGTTTGATGAAGCTAAAAGAAGTTGCCGCAGGCGTTTAGCAGGACATAATGAGCGCCGCCGCAAGAGCTCATCAGATTCCCACTGA
- the LOC140834831 gene encoding glyoxysomal processing protease, glyoxysomal: protein MGLPEVADFARNFAVMVRVEGPDPKGLKMRNQAFHHYNSGRTTLSASGMLFMGSDGDGRSSRTVFVLTAASVIEPFLLKQYRDNTLEGKAHLIPGAKIDVLVEGKSDAEDNNDRPDMESLPWLPAELLGIVDIPQSSTAVQSLIEASCGLMENGWEVGWSLASHSRGPQHIIGNSRAQVEHPSSHSQWLMLGTDSNNPSLMGQSATRIALLAITLKQSMMNLPKLQTSVPKRGDLLLVMGSPFGILSPVHFFDNISIGSVSNTYPSSSFSRSLLMADIRCLPGMEGSPVFNEQAQFVGLLTRPLRQKIGGTEIQLVIPWEAIASSCSGLLQDGPLFPRDGINLNNGSQIPSPVEKAMASICLITTDDGSWASGILLNKKGLVLTNAHLLEPWRFGKTSVNSERNVTKSRTLETFYKSNQNLQPTNYLTNENMLSRHSSTFISQRGIRVRLDFKNPWLWTDASIVYISKGPLDIALLQIEFASDQLCPDQLCPIAMDFSCPSPGSKAYVIGHGLFGPRCDFLPSVCFGVIAKVIEAKGAWKHGSYEPNLQKHFPAMLETTATVHPGSSGGAVVNSDGCMIGLVTSNAKHGRGTVIPHLNFSIPCAALEPVFEFSKDLQDFPILEELDKPNEHLSSVWALMPPLYPKPTPILPKSSQIPTEDNGKVTKGSRFSKFVAERDKLKDMAQPTTSSYSVNSCAVSCDGLGKRCLSR, encoded by the exons ATGGGTCTTCCTGAGGTTGCTGATTTTGCCCGAAACTTCGCGGTTATGGTTCGCGTTGAAGGCCCT GACCCAAAGGGTTTGAAAATGAGAAATCAGGCATTTCACCATTACAA TTCAGGCAGGACAACACTCTCAGCGTCTGGAATGCTTTTTATGGGTTCCGATGGAGACGGAAGATCTTCTAGGACAGTATTTGTTTTGACAGCTGCATCTGTGATTGAACCATTTTTATTGAAACAATATCGGGACAACACATTAGAG GGCAAGGCTCATCTGATACCAGGTGCTAAAATTGATGTATTGGTGGAG GGGAAATCTGATGCAGAAGATAACAATGACCGGCCAGACATGGAGTCTTTGCCATGGTTGCCGGCTGAACTCCTTGGAATA GTTGACATTCCTCAATCATCTACTGCCGTTCAGTCACTAATTGAAGCTTCTTGTGGTTTAATGGAAAATGGTTGGGAAGTTGGTTGGTCTCTAGCATCTCATAGCCGTGGTCCTCAACATATTATTGGCAATTCTCGTGCGCAG GTTGAGCATCCATCCTCCCACAGCCAGTGGCTTATGCTGGGGACCGATTCAAATAATCCAAGTCTTATGGGACAATCAGCTACGAGAATTGCCTTGCTAGCGATTACCTTAAAACAGTCCATGATG AATTTGCCAAAGTTGCAAACGTCTGTCCCAAAGAGAGGAGATCTTCTTCTAGTGATGGGTTCTCCTTTTGGCATATTGTCTCCTGTTCACTTCTTCGACAA TATTTCGATTGGATCAGTTTCCAATACCTATCCGTCGAGTTCCTTCAGTAGATCTTTATTGATGGCTGATATTAGGTGCCTTCCTG GAATGGAAGGTAGCCCAGTTTTTAATGAACAAGCTCAATTTGTTGGTCTTTTGACTAGACCACTGAGACAAAAAATCGGTGGTACTGAGATTCAG CTGGTTATTCCATGGGAAGCAATTGCATCTTCTTGCAGTGGCTTGCTGCAGGATGGGCCTCTTTTTCCTCGTGATGGAATCAACTTGAACAATG GTTCCCAGATTCCATCGCCTGTTGAGAAGGCGATGGCTTCGATTTGTCTGATTACCACTGATGATGGATCGTGGGCTTCTGGTATTTTGCTCAATAAGAAAGGTCTGGTTCTTACAAATGCTCATCTCCTGGAGCCATGGAGGTTTGGCAAGACTTCTGTAAACAGTGAAAGAAATGTGACTAAGTCACGGACACTTGAAACATTTTATAAGTCAAATCAGAATCTGCAGCCAACAAATTATCTTACCAATGAAAATATGTTATCAAGACACAGCTCGACCTTCATAAGCCAGAGGGGTATACGCGTGCGATTAGATTTTAAGAACCCTTGGCTGTGGACTGATGCTAGCATAGTTTATATATCAAAAGGGCCTTTAGATATTGCATTGCTGCAGATTGAGTTTGCTTCTGATCAACTTTGTCCTGATCAACTTTGTCCTATAGCGATGGACTTCAGTTGTCCGTCACCTGGATCAAAGGCATATGTAATTGGGCACGGGCTTTTTGGACCACGATGTG ACTTCCTGCCATCTGTCTGCTTTGGTGTGATAGCCAAAGTGATTGAAGCAAAGGGGGCTTGGAAGCATGGCTCCTATGAACCTAATTTACAAAAGCATTTTCCAGCTATGCTTGAAACAACAGCTACGGTGCATCCTGGCAGTAGTGGTGGTGCTGTTGTCAATTCAGATGGTTGCATGATTGGTCTTGTCACTAG CAACGCTAAGCATGGTAGAGGGACTGTCATACCACATTTGAACTTCAGCATCCCGTGCGCTGCTCTGGAGCCGGTTTTTGAGTTCTCCAAAG ATTTGCAGGACTTTCCGATTTTGGAAGAACTTGACAAGCCAAATGAACACCTTTCTTCTGTATGGGCATTGATGCCACCATTGTATCCAAAGCCGACACCCATATTACCCAAGTCATCTCAAATCCCCACAGAAGACAATGGCAAAGTAACAAAGGGTTCTCGATTTTCCAAATTTGTGGCAGAAAGAGACAAGTTGAAAGATATGGCGCAGCCCACAACCAGCAGCTATTCAGTGAACTCATGCGCAGTAAGTTGTGATGGTCTTGGAAAACGCTGTTTGAGCAGATGA
- the LOC140833580 gene encoding uncharacterized protein, whose protein sequence is MEKTRSEGDLKQEEDQQQPAPRRLMAPLNHQEHPIPPPKKCPRCDSGNTKFCYYNNYSLSQPRYFCKSCRRYWTHGGALRNVPVGGGFRKSKRPKPSYTATSSGEPPRTASSSPAITTHNPTGMISGQSIMPFPPAIPPMSSFYSGGPFLSSLATMQSFVQRPMIGTSQGGAAVNLASSSRFGGGGPSAGFGNAAPLPGIYLPSLKSQAPQQLNAQNEFYRSQQSLVNPSNPVLNSWTQTVINSKAANLSSVNPSFWAGDITGDHTVGPSMNPNPWFDNDLPGYDPSQ, encoded by the coding sequence ATGGAGAAAACCAGGAGTGAAGGGGATTTGAAGCAGGAAGAAGATCAGCAGCAGCCTGCTCCCAGGCGGCTTATGGCGCCATTGAACCACCAAGAACACCCAATTCCGCCGCCCAAGAAATGCCCTCGGTGTGACTCAGGTAACACCAAGTTTTGTTATTACAACAATTACAGCCTCTCGCAGCCCCGATATTTCTGCAAATCTTGCCGGAGGTACTGGACACACGGCGGAGCACTGAGGAATGTACCCGTCGGCGGTGGTTTCCGGAAGAGCAAGCGCCCGAAGCCCTCGTACACGGCTACGAGCAGCGGTGAGCCTCCGAGAACCGCATCTTCATCGCCCGCTATAACGACCCATAATCCTACGGGTATGATTTCGGGTCAATCCATCATGCCTTTCCCTCCGGCAATTCCACCCATGAGTTCTTTCTACTCCGGAGGTCCGTTCTTGTCATCTTTGGCAACCATGCAATCTTTCGTGCAGCGGCCAATGATCGGAACCAGTCAAGGCGGCGCGGCAGTGAATTTGGCTAGCAGCAGCCGATTCGGCGGAGGAGGCCCTTCTGCAGGTTTCGGAAATGCTGCACCTCTTCCAGGGATTTATCTTCCATCCTTGAAATCGCAGGCACCGCAACAACTTAATGCGCAAAATGAATTTTATCGATCGCAACAAAGCTTGGTCAATCCTTCAAACCCTGTGCTGAATTCTTGGACCCAAACTGTCATTAACAGCAAAGCCGCCAATTTATCATCAGTGAACCCCAGTTTCTGGGCTGGCGACATCACCGGAGATCATACCGTCGGTCCTTCCATGAATCCAAATCCTTGGTTTGATAATGATCTTCCAGGATACGATCCATCTCAATAA
- the LOC140834832 gene encoding auxin-repressed 12.5 kDa protein-like — protein sequence MVLLDHLWDDVVAGPQPERGLKHLKKDFANPLNVKDIGGEGSSSSKYARSLSMPSSPGTPPTTPGAQNALSPTAARRDNVWRSVFHPGSNLATKNVGANYFDRPQPNSPTVYDWLYSGDTRSKHHR from the exons ATGGTGCTGCTTGATCATCTTTGGGACGATGTTGTCGCCGGGCCTCAGCCCGAGCGTGGCCTCAAACACCTCAAGAAAGACTTCGCGAATCCCTTGAACGTCAAAG ATATCGGTGGAGAGGGAAGTAGTAGTAGCAAGTACGCGAGGTCTCTGTCGATGCCGTCGAGCCCCGGAACCCCGCCCACGACTCCGGGGGCGCAGAATGCTCTCTCACCAACAGCGGCGCGGAGGGACAATGTTTGGCGGAGCGTGTTCCACCCCGGAAGCAACCTCGCAACTAAGAATGTCGGCGCTAATTACTTTGACAGGCCGCAGCCAAATTCTCCCACTGTCTATGACTG GCTTTACAGTGGGGATACGAGGAGCAAACATCATCGTTAG